Proteins from a genomic interval of Tenacibaculum sp. SZ-18:
- a CDS encoding cellulase family glycosylhydrolase, protein MVNNGEAKISTNRKLLRGILMLSYVLICSVIVFLLSSLYSFFNTGADRSKILHTEVRKIDQYLPKVTWKEDGNEGREMNDQTLRNIENDYLDAWYVKFMAYRTNNYKGVDDYFTENARKNVFSIIDYNKTEDVFIDATTIEHHPDILFFSEDGQMIVLEDKNVVEYKRAFKNKELLIEATEVSNYKVVLLAEDGFWRIRHLVKEYINDFDKVVPANKSLDVKSIRGINYYPQATPWKMFGDEFDIDIIEKDFQIIKDANLNTIRVFIPYEEFGKVKVDIKKLNKLKQVLDSAEKIGIKVIPTLFDFYGNYDTTDWTLNHRHAEKIVSTFKDHNAILAWDIKNEPNLDFKSRGKEQVIAWLNHLIILIKSIDKKHPVTIGWSNAKDASILKDQVDFISFHYYGDYKDFVSAYDKIKEEVPDKEIVLGEFGRSSYSGIWKPIGNSKKKQAMYHKEMQEILTSKNIPFLSWTLYDFNKVPREVVGRLPWRVQPQKRFGFIDSNGNKKPAFDYISK, encoded by the coding sequence ATGGTAAACAACGGTGAAGCAAAAATTAGCACGAATAGAAAATTACTGCGTGGTATATTAATGTTATCTTATGTACTCATTTGTTCGGTAATTGTATTTCTTCTTAGTTCTTTATATAGTTTTTTCAACACTGGTGCAGATAGAAGTAAAATTCTTCATACCGAAGTAAGAAAAATTGACCAATACCTTCCAAAAGTAACTTGGAAAGAAGATGGTAATGAAGGAAGAGAAATGAACGATCAAACCTTACGCAACATTGAGAATGATTATTTGGATGCTTGGTATGTAAAATTTATGGCATACAGAACTAATAATTACAAAGGAGTTGATGATTATTTTACTGAAAATGCGAGAAAAAACGTATTCAGCATTATAGACTATAATAAAACAGAAGATGTTTTTATAGATGCAACAACCATAGAACACCATCCAGACATACTTTTTTTTAGTGAAGATGGCCAGATGATTGTTTTAGAAGATAAAAATGTAGTTGAATACAAAAGAGCGTTCAAAAACAAAGAGCTCCTTATAGAAGCCACTGAGGTATCAAATTACAAGGTCGTCCTTTTAGCTGAAGATGGTTTTTGGAGAATCCGACATTTGGTAAAAGAATACATAAATGATTTTGATAAAGTTGTCCCTGCCAATAAATCATTAGATGTTAAATCAATCAGAGGAATTAACTACTATCCGCAAGCAACACCCTGGAAAATGTTTGGAGATGAATTTGATATCGATATAATAGAAAAAGATTTTCAAATTATTAAAGATGCTAATTTAAACACTATTCGGGTTTTTATTCCTTATGAAGAATTTGGTAAGGTTAAAGTCGACATCAAAAAATTAAATAAACTAAAGCAAGTTCTTGATTCAGCAGAAAAAATTGGCATAAAAGTTATTCCAACACTTTTTGATTTTTACGGAAACTATGATACGACAGATTGGACATTAAATCACCGACATGCTGAGAAGATTGTTTCTACTTTTAAAGATCACAACGCCATCTTGGCGTGGGATATAAAAAATGAACCTAATTTAGATTTTAAATCTAGAGGAAAAGAACAAGTAATCGCTTGGCTGAATCATTTAATTATTCTTATTAAATCCATAGATAAGAAACATCCCGTTACGATTGGATGGTCAAATGCAAAAGATGCATCTATTTTAAAAGATCAAGTTGATTTTATTTCTTTTCATTATTATGGAGATTATAAAGATTTTGTTAGTGCATATGATAAAATAAAAGAGGAAGTACCAGACAAGGAGATCGTTTTAGGGGAATTCGGAAGATCCTCTTATTCTGGCATATGGAAACCTATTGGAAATTCAAAAAAGAAACAAGCTATGTATCACAAGGAAATGCAAGAAATTCTTACTTCAAAAAATATCCCTTTTTTGTCATGGACATTATATGATTTTAATAAAGTCCCTAGAGAAGTTGTGGGAAGACTTCCTTGGAGAGTACAACCTCAAAAAAGGTTTGGTTTTATCGATTCTAATGGAAATAAAAAACCAGCTTTCGATTACATTTCGAAATAA
- a CDS encoding tetratricopeptide repeat protein codes for MKTKHLTFIITLFICYFGHTQDMKEGFTYLETGKYAEAERFFENILKSYPTNKTARLCYGRAVGLHNNPEKAISIFTGLLKDHPNDFEIKLNYAESLLWNKNFVSAENYYIKLVNENDKSFPALLGYANTLSNLKNFDKALEYVNKALEVSAGNPNALVSKKYIRFGLANNKVQTKEFDEGEAILKENLNDFKNDTETLQNLANLYLISEQNEKAQEVFEQIGKNPNNKLLSLIGLSLTNHINGKEKEALEISKQAIDLVNSNTTQNLKERTTERYIQALIWNKKFSQAQKEIDNLITKNTTPENWILSLRATLNIYKSNFKKSIRDYDLILKKDSASFDGNLGKANALKALGKYKQAYNFADSTLVFYPNQKDAINFIKTLNRSYTPFINTRASYSFDNGNNEAYSYTVNSEFALSTRFKLMGSYNYRTNSNSINNIKASSNNFTFGFSYELLNNLTFTGDAGIFNSKSDINNYSKFLTKLSFNYRPFKLQILDFGYNREMQNFNTELQDREIVMDNYFLNYSLNTNFNLGFFSQYYYTTQNDGNNRNLFFASLYYSILEKPSLKAGINYQNLSFKNQVPTIYFSPASFNAIEIFTNIIKTDTSLKRKGWFYELTAATGYQFIEDDDKQSTFRLQGKLGYKLSERSFINLFGTHSNIASTIATGFTFTELGVQFKYYIMKKPVFETSKMF; via the coding sequence ATGAAAACCAAACACTTAACCTTTATTATTACCCTATTCATCTGCTATTTTGGACATACCCAAGATATGAAAGAAGGTTTTACTTATCTGGAAACCGGTAAATACGCTGAAGCAGAACGTTTTTTTGAAAATATATTAAAGTCCTATCCAACCAATAAAACAGCTCGTTTATGTTACGGAAGAGCCGTTGGTTTACATAACAATCCTGAAAAAGCAATTTCAATTTTCACTGGTTTACTTAAAGATCATCCAAATGACTTTGAAATAAAGTTAAATTATGCAGAGTCGTTACTATGGAATAAAAACTTTGTGTCTGCTGAAAATTATTATATAAAACTTGTAAATGAAAATGATAAAAGTTTCCCTGCTTTATTAGGTTACGCGAATACACTTTCTAATTTAAAGAACTTTGACAAAGCTCTAGAATATGTAAATAAAGCATTAGAAGTATCAGCTGGAAATCCGAATGCATTGGTTTCAAAAAAATATATTCGTTTCGGCTTAGCTAATAATAAGGTTCAAACAAAAGAATTTGATGAAGGTGAAGCTATTTTAAAAGAAAATCTTAATGATTTTAAGAATGATACGGAAACTTTACAAAATTTAGCCAATCTTTATCTTATTTCCGAGCAAAACGAAAAAGCACAGGAAGTCTTTGAACAAATAGGAAAAAACCCAAATAATAAATTACTTTCTTTAATCGGATTATCATTAACAAATCATATTAACGGAAAAGAAAAAGAAGCACTTGAAATTAGTAAACAAGCAATTGATTTAGTAAATAGTAACACCACTCAAAATTTAAAAGAACGAACTACAGAAAGATATATTCAAGCACTTATTTGGAACAAAAAATTTTCACAAGCCCAAAAGGAAATTGATAATTTAATAACCAAAAATACAACTCCCGAAAATTGGATTTTATCTTTAAGAGCAACTTTAAATATTTATAAAAGTAATTTCAAAAAAAGTATTCGTGATTATGACTTAATCTTAAAGAAAGATAGTGCTTCTTTTGATGGTAATTTAGGGAAAGCAAATGCTTTAAAAGCTCTAGGAAAATATAAACAAGCTTATAATTTCGCTGATAGCACCCTAGTTTTTTATCCAAACCAAAAAGACGCAATCAATTTTATAAAAACCTTAAATCGATCTTATACTCCTTTTATTAACACAAGAGCTTCCTACTCTTTTGATAATGGAAATAATGAAGCTTATTCATATACCGTTAATTCTGAATTTGCTTTATCTACAAGATTCAAATTAATGGGAAGTTATAATTATAGAACTAATTCAAATAGCATTAATAACATTAAGGCTAGTTCAAATAATTTCACTTTTGGATTTTCATATGAGCTTTTAAACAATTTAACCTTTACAGGAGACGCAGGAATTTTTAATTCTAAATCAGACATAAATAACTATAGTAAGTTTTTAACAAAACTTAGTTTTAATTATAGACCATTTAAACTCCAGATTTTAGATTTTGGATACAATAGAGAAATGCAAAACTTTAATACAGAGTTACAAGATAGAGAGATTGTCATGGATAATTATTTTTTGAACTATAGCTTGAATACTAATTTTAATCTTGGTTTCTTTTCTCAATACTATTACACGACACAAAATGATGGAAATAATAGAAACCTATTCTTTGCTTCTCTCTATTATTCTATTCTTGAAAAACCTTCTTTAAAAGCAGGTATAAATTATCAGAATTTATCATTTAAAAATCAAGTACCTACTATTTACTTTAGTCCTGCTAGTTTTAATGCTATTGAAATTTTTACGAATATCATTAAAACAGATACTTCTTTAAAAAGAAAAGGTTGGTTCTATGAGCTAACTGCTGCCACGGGTTATCAATTTATTGAAGACGATGATAAACAAAGTACTTTTAGACTACAAGGAAAACTAGGATATAAATTATCAGAAAGAAGTTTCATAAACTTATTTGGAACACACAGTAACATTGCCTCAACCATTGCTACTGGTTTTACTTTTACAGAGTTGGGTGTACAATTTAAATATTATATCATGAAAAAGCCTGTTTTTGAAACCTCAAAAATGTTTTGA
- a CDS encoding LytR/AlgR family response regulator transcription factor → MNCIVIDDEKMSRTIIKTLCAEFEDLKIVKEFSNSMEAFKFLHSNEIDLIFLDIHMPGFTGLDFIKTLKNPPKVIFTTGDPKFAIQAFEFNFIVDYILKPVTLDRFKKAVEKAKKLIYLENLEKQKKSPLNSSQLKEDHKNDFYVNIDRRLVKIDLPTICYVQAKGDYIFVKTDDNEYEVHASLKKIEQKLPTSLFLKVHRSYIINVRKIIDIEDNSVLINKDVIPVSRSNRPDLMKRLDLL, encoded by the coding sequence ATGAATTGTATTGTTATTGATGATGAGAAAATGTCTAGGACTATTATAAAAACGCTGTGTGCTGAGTTTGAAGATTTGAAAATTGTAAAAGAATTTTCAAATTCTATGGAAGCTTTTAAATTCTTGCATTCGAATGAAATAGATCTTATTTTTTTGGATATTCACATGCCAGGTTTTACAGGATTGGATTTTATTAAAACCCTAAAAAATCCCCCAAAAGTTATTTTTACAACTGGAGATCCCAAATTTGCTATTCAAGCTTTTGAATTTAACTTTATCGTAGATTATATATTGAAACCAGTTACATTAGATAGGTTTAAAAAAGCGGTGGAAAAAGCAAAAAAACTGATTTATCTCGAAAACTTAGAAAAGCAAAAAAAGTCTCCATTAAATAGCTCTCAATTGAAAGAGGATCACAAAAATGATTTTTATGTAAATATAGATCGTCGTTTGGTGAAAATTGATTTACCTACGATATGTTATGTACAGGCGAAAGGAGATTATATTTTTGTCAAAACTGATGATAACGAATATGAAGTTCATGCTTCATTAAAGAAAATTGAACAAAAGCTTCCTACTTCACTTTTTCTTAAGGTTCACAGATCATATATCATAAATGTTAGGAAAATTATTGATATAGAAGATAATAGTGTACTAATTAATAAAGATGTCATTCCTGTTAGTCGTTCAAATAGACCTGATTTAATGAAACGATTAGATTTGTTATAA
- a CDS encoding Hpt domain-containing protein → MEKPNLFYLQELARGDQDLINQLIEVLKVEFPEESQDYYKSIQTGDFKTISQNVHRVKHKISILGLDDAYKLANDYENNLRDANMDKKEEFEEILVSISEYLKTI, encoded by the coding sequence ATGGAAAAACCTAATTTATTTTATTTACAAGAACTGGCTCGTGGGGATCAAGATCTCATTAATCAATTAATCGAAGTACTCAAGGTTGAATTTCCTGAAGAATCTCAGGATTATTACAAAAGTATACAAACAGGAGATTTTAAGACTATTTCCCAAAACGTTCATAGAGTTAAACATAAAATTAGTATTTTAGGACTGGATGATGCTTATAAATTGGCCAACGATTACGAAAATAATTTAAGAGATGCTAATATGGATAAGAAAGAAGAATTCGAAGAAATATTAGTTTCTATCTCAGAATACTTGAAAACTATATAA